From Pseudomonas sp. stari2, a single genomic window includes:
- a CDS encoding response regulator, which yields MHVLVCEDDDLIASGIVAGLTAQGLTVEHVNTASKARAILKVAVFDVMVLDLGLPDEDGLKLLQQLRQQGLEIPVLILTARDSVTDRVDGLQSGADDYLLKPFDLRELFARLQTLLRRVAGRSVNLIEHGALTYDPSSRETTLAGRSVDLSRREQSLLQALLHNRGRVLSTEQLKDSVYGFSDELESNALNVHIHHLRSKLGKGIVETVRGLGYRLGPADGGEPEK from the coding sequence ATGCATGTGCTTGTCTGCGAAGACGATGACCTGATTGCCAGTGGCATCGTCGCCGGGCTGACGGCCCAGGGCTTGACGGTCGAACACGTCAACACCGCCTCCAAGGCGCGGGCGATCCTCAAGGTTGCCGTATTCGACGTGATGGTGCTCGACCTCGGCTTGCCGGACGAAGATGGCCTCAAACTGTTGCAGCAACTTCGCCAGCAGGGCCTGGAAATTCCGGTGCTGATCCTCACCGCGCGGGACTCGGTGACTGACCGGGTCGACGGTTTGCAGTCCGGTGCCGACGATTACCTGCTCAAACCGTTCGACCTGCGTGAATTGTTTGCCCGTCTGCAAACCCTGCTGCGCCGGGTGGCCGGGCGCAGCGTCAACCTGATCGAGCACGGCGCGCTGACCTACGACCCGAGCAGCCGCGAAACCACCTTGGCCGGCCGTTCGGTGGACCTTTCCCGTCGCGAACAATCCCTGCTGCAAGCCTTGCTGCATAACCGTGGCCGGGTGCTGTCCACCGAGCAATTGAAGGACAGCGTCTACGGCTTCAGCGATGAGCTGGAGAGCAACGCCCTCAACGTGCACATCCATCACCTGCGCAGCAAACTCGGTAAAGGTATCGTCGAAACCGTGCGCGGTCTGGGCTATCGCCTCGGCCCGGCCGATGGTGGAGAACCTGAAAAGTGA
- the dsbD gene encoding protein-disulfide reductase DsbD, which yields MRHIFLLFALLISGLAQAGNDPFATKPEFLPVDKAFVLTSERLDSGETQLFWQITDGYYLYQKRLKFDGLPAENAPALPEGESHSDEYFGEQPVYRQGLELKIPAAAKGQIKVSYQGCADAGLCYPPQTRVIDLGGKAAAADEAQDQALASGLQQHSLGWSLLVFFGLGLLLAFAPCSLPMLPILAGMVVGSGATPRRGFALASSYVICMALVYAAMGVIASLLGANLQAWLQNPWLLGTFAIVFVILALPMFGFFELQLPVAVRDRLEHASRSRSGGSLVGAGVLGALSGLLVGPCMTAPLAGALLYIAQSGNALHGGLILFALGIGIGIPLLVLVTVGNRFLPKPGAWMNLLKGIFGFLFLGTAVLMLRPVLDSSLWLALCGALLLIAAYSAWKQSEGFGRVAQLFGASSLLLGLWGSLLMVGAAGGSDDPFQPLQVYSAGRTGTAAPNGHEAFITIKDPAVLQRELDIAKAQGQWVLLDYYADWCTSCKVMEKKVFGQARVMQALSDVRLLRLDVTGDNAASRELLGRYKVPGPPSFVWIGADGEERRSQRITGEVDADTFLQHWTTTRDAR from the coding sequence ATGCGTCATATTTTTTTATTGTTTGCACTGTTGATTTCGGGTCTGGCCCAGGCAGGGAACGATCCTTTTGCGACAAAACCGGAATTTCTCCCGGTCGACAAGGCCTTCGTCCTGACGTCCGAACGTCTGGACTCCGGCGAAACCCAACTGTTCTGGCAGATCACCGACGGTTACTACCTGTATCAGAAACGCCTGAAATTCGACGGGCTGCCAGCGGAAAACGCCCCTGCCCTGCCCGAAGGCGAATCCCATAGTGACGAGTATTTCGGCGAACAACCGGTCTACCGTCAGGGTCTCGAGCTGAAAATCCCGGCGGCAGCCAAAGGCCAGATCAAGGTCAGTTATCAGGGCTGCGCCGATGCCGGCCTGTGCTACCCGCCACAGACCCGCGTGATCGACCTCGGTGGCAAAGCGGCCGCTGCGGATGAGGCGCAGGATCAAGCGTTGGCCAGCGGCTTGCAACAGCACTCGCTGGGCTGGAGCCTGCTGGTGTTCTTCGGGCTTGGCCTATTACTGGCCTTTGCGCCATGTTCGTTGCCAATGCTGCCGATTCTGGCGGGCATGGTGGTCGGCAGCGGTGCCACGCCACGTCGTGGTTTCGCGCTGGCCAGCAGTTATGTGATTTGCATGGCGCTGGTTTATGCAGCGATGGGCGTCATTGCATCCCTGTTGGGCGCGAACCTTCAGGCGTGGTTGCAAAACCCATGGCTGCTGGGCACTTTCGCAATCGTATTTGTGATCCTCGCACTGCCGATGTTTGGCTTCTTTGAACTGCAACTGCCAGTAGCCGTGCGTGATCGGCTGGAGCACGCCTCGCGCAGTCGCAGCGGCGGCAGCCTGGTCGGCGCGGGTGTGTTGGGCGCGTTGTCCGGTCTGCTGGTCGGGCCATGCATGACCGCACCGCTGGCCGGTGCCCTGCTCTACATCGCGCAAAGCGGCAATGCGCTGCATGGTGGCTTGATCCTGTTCGCCCTCGGTATCGGTATCGGCATCCCGCTGTTGGTGTTGGTGACGGTCGGCAATCGCTTCCTGCCGAAACCCGGCGCGTGGATGAACCTGCTCAAAGGCATATTCGGTTTCCTGTTCCTCGGCACGGCGGTGTTGATGTTGCGTCCGGTACTGGACTCGTCACTGTGGCTCGCGCTGTGCGGCGCGCTGTTGCTGATCGCCGCCTACAGCGCCTGGAAACAGTCCGAAGGCTTCGGCAGGGTCGCCCAGTTGTTCGGTGCCAGCTCGCTGTTGTTGGGGCTGTGGGGCAGTTTGCTGATGGTGGGTGCAGCGGGCGGCAGCGATGATCCGTTCCAACCGTTGCAGGTGTATAGCGCCGGTCGCACCGGCACGGCTGCACCGAACGGTCACGAAGCGTTCATTACGATCAAGGATCCAGCGGTCCTGCAACGCGAACTCGACATCGCCAAGGCTCAAGGCCAGTGGGTGCTGCTCGATTACTACGCCGACTGGTGCACGTCGTGCAAAGTCATGGAGAAAAAGGTGTTTGGCCAGGCGCGGGTGATGCAGGCCCTGAGTGATGTGCGCTTGCTGCGCCTCGACGTCACTGGTGACAATGCCGCCAGCCGCGAACTGCTCGGCCGCTACAAAGTGCCGGGGCCACCGAGTTTTGTGTGGATCGGTGCCGACGGTGAAGAGCGCCGCAGCCAGCGCATCACAGGCGAGGTCGATGCCGACACCTTCCTGCAACACTGGACCACCACCCGAGACGCCCGTTAA
- a CDS encoding prolipoprotein diacylglyceryl transferase family protein: MLTFTLGTFAIALNHLLLISALALATFVGWRVAKRGGDNPESALFSLFLLGMLAARVAFVAVYWGHYRNDPWQIIDLRDGGFLAWPGVIVLLLAALYRGWRRPGLRRPLGFSVVSGVAFWVLATLSLNIYEQGTRLPDITLRNAAGETVKLADYQGGPLVINLWATWCPPCRREMPVLENAQQQRPDLTFLFVNQAESMQSVATFLETQGLSLSNVLFDRSGRLGQAVGSMALPTTLFYSPDGQLLASHLGELSNASLARALENFDVPNSNTNAAPATSARKLPCPASATC; this comes from the coding sequence ATGCTGACCTTCACCCTGGGCACTTTTGCCATTGCGCTTAACCACCTGTTGCTGATCAGCGCTCTGGCGCTGGCGACCTTCGTCGGCTGGCGGGTGGCCAAGCGCGGTGGTGATAACCCTGAGTCGGCGCTGTTCAGTCTGTTCCTGCTCGGGATGCTCGCGGCGCGCGTTGCGTTTGTTGCCGTGTACTGGGGACATTACCGCAACGATCCGTGGCAGATCATCGACCTGCGCGACGGCGGTTTTCTCGCTTGGCCGGGGGTGATCGTGCTGTTGCTGGCGGCGCTGTATCGCGGCTGGCGCCGGCCGGGTTTGCGCCGACCGCTGGGTTTCAGCGTGGTCAGCGGTGTGGCGTTCTGGGTGCTGGCGACGCTGTCGCTGAACATTTACGAGCAAGGCACGCGCCTGCCGGACATCACCCTGCGCAACGCCGCCGGGGAAACCGTGAAACTCGCCGACTATCAGGGCGGGCCACTGGTAATCAATCTGTGGGCCACCTGGTGCCCGCCCTGCCGCCGGGAAATGCCGGTGCTGGAAAACGCCCAGCAGCAACGCCCGGACCTGACATTCCTGTTCGTCAACCAGGCCGAAAGCATGCAAAGCGTCGCGACCTTCCTCGAAACCCAGGGCCTGAGCCTGAGCAACGTGCTGTTCGACCGCAGCGGTCGTCTGGGTCAGGCCGTGGGTTCCATGGCATTGCCGACTACGCTGTTCTATAGCCCTGACGGTCAATTGCTGGCCAGCCATCTGGGCGAGTTGTCGAACGCCAGTCTGGCCCGGGCCCTGGAAAACTTCGACGTACCGAATTCAAATACGAACGCCGCACCGGCCACCTCTGCAAGGAAACTGCCATGCCCCGCCTCCGCCACCTGCTGA
- the dsbG gene encoding thiol:disulfide interchange protein DsbG — MPRLRHLLTLTLGAALLHLPSVQAAEELPDAIKKIEAKGAKIVGQFDAPDGLRGYAAQYQNRGMALYLTPDGKHVLLGNLYDADGNDLSSAPLQKLVYAPLAKEVWAKFEASNWIQDGNKDAPRTVYLFSDPNCPYCNMFWEQARPWVKAGKVQLRHIMVGIIREDSPAKSAALLAAKDPAKALEEHEKAGKASTLKAMKDIPAAVQTKLAANMQLMEDLELQATPAIFYMDDKGELQQQQGAPTPDKLAKILGPK, encoded by the coding sequence ATGCCCCGCCTCCGCCACCTGCTGACGCTGACTCTGGGCGCCGCCCTGCTGCACTTGCCGTCGGTACAGGCTGCTGAAGAATTGCCTGACGCGATCAAGAAGATCGAAGCCAAGGGCGCAAAAATCGTCGGCCAGTTCGACGCGCCCGACGGCCTGCGTGGCTACGCCGCGCAATACCAGAACCGTGGCATGGCGCTGTACCTGACGCCGGACGGCAAGCACGTGCTACTGGGCAACCTGTACGACGCCGATGGCAATGACCTGAGCAGCGCACCGCTGCAAAAACTGGTCTACGCGCCACTGGCCAAGGAAGTCTGGGCCAAGTTCGAAGCGAGCAACTGGATTCAGGACGGCAACAAGGATGCACCGCGCACGGTGTACCTCTTCAGCGACCCGAACTGCCCGTACTGCAACATGTTCTGGGAACAGGCCCGCCCATGGGTCAAGGCCGGCAAAGTACAGTTGCGACACATCATGGTCGGCATCATCCGCGAAGACAGCCCGGCCAAATCCGCTGCGCTGCTGGCCGCCAAAGACCCGGCCAAGGCCCTGGAAGAACACGAGAAGGCCGGCAAGGCCAGCACGCTCAAGGCCATGAAGGACATTCCGGCCGCCGTACAGACCAAACTCGCAGCGAACATGCAGTTGATGGAAGACCTGGAATTACAGGCCACCCCGGCGATCTTCTACATGGACGACAAGGGTGAACTGCAACAACAGCAAGGCGCGCCGACGCCGGACAAGCTGGCGAAGATTCTCGGGCCGAAATAA
- a CDS encoding alpha/beta fold hydrolase codes for MPFFTVDGQALHYIDQGTGPAVLLAGSYLWDQAMWAPQIAALSPHYRVIAMDLWGHGESGRLPDGTTSLNDIARQALALLDHLEIDRVTLVGLSVGGMWGVRLALSAPQRLNGLVLMDTYVGVEPEPTRQYYFSLFKQIEESGGISEQLLDIVVPIFFRPGIDRESALYQDFRAKLAGYSAERLRQSIVPMGRFTFGRDDLLPRLGELNAATTLVVCGDQDKPRPPSEAREMAELIGCPCVLVPEAGHISNLENPEFVTEVLFSFLAERH; via the coding sequence ATGCCTTTCTTCACGGTGGACGGACAAGCGCTTCATTACATTGATCAAGGCACAGGCCCAGCGGTGTTGCTGGCCGGCAGTTACCTGTGGGATCAGGCCATGTGGGCGCCGCAGATTGCCGCGTTGTCGCCTCACTATCGGGTAATTGCAATGGATCTGTGGGGCCACGGTGAGTCCGGGCGTCTGCCTGATGGCACCACGTCTCTGAATGACATCGCACGCCAGGCACTGGCCTTGCTCGATCATCTGGAGATTGACCGGGTGACACTGGTCGGGCTGTCGGTCGGCGGCATGTGGGGGGTGCGCCTCGCTCTGTCGGCACCGCAGCGGCTCAACGGTCTGGTGCTGATGGACACTTACGTCGGTGTCGAGCCGGAGCCGACTCGCCAGTACTATTTCTCGCTGTTCAAACAGATCGAGGAGAGCGGTGGGATCTCCGAGCAACTGCTGGATATCGTGGTGCCGATCTTCTTCCGTCCGGGCATCGATCGAGAGTCGGCGCTGTATCAGGATTTCCGCGCAAAACTCGCCGGTTATTCCGCCGAACGCTTGCGTCAAAGCATCGTGCCGATGGGGCGCTTCACCTTTGGCCGTGACGATCTGTTGCCGCGTCTGGGCGAGCTGAATGCGGCCACCACGCTGGTTGTTTGCGGTGATCAGGACAAACCACGCCCGCCGTCGGAAGCTCGGGAAATGGCTGAGCTGATTGGCTGTCCATGTGTGCTGGTGCCCGAGGCTGGGCATATCTCCAATCTGGAGAATCCGGAGTTTGTGACGGAGGTGTTGTTCAGCTTCCTGGCGGAGCGCCATTAA